The Phoenix dactylifera cultivar Barhee BC4 chromosome 15, palm_55x_up_171113_PBpolish2nd_filt_p, whole genome shotgun sequence genome contains a region encoding:
- the LOC103717760 gene encoding shikimate kinase 3, chloroplastic-like, producing the protein MMEAIAALSLQSSPWIGSERTGRKTGGFFRIPSGFSDERRVKTLKLGDSRWSRTAVGSRHLELKISSSYKKSGDNFNNSVDEALILKRKSEDVLPYLNGRCIYLVGMMGSGKTTVGKILSEVLGYSFFDSDKLVEQAVGIASIAQIFKEHSEAFFRDNESKVLRDLSSMHRLVVATGGGAVIRPINWKYMKQGITIWLDVPLDALARRIAAVGTDSRPLLHQGSGDPYKKAFVKLTTLSEQRGKAYTNADARVSLEYIAAQQGHGDVSALTPTAIAIEALMKIECFLIENAVVSNSSHLQE; encoded by the exons ATGATGGAGGCGATCGCGGCTTTAAGCTTGCAGTCGTCTCCTTGGATCGGTTCTGAGAGGACTGGGAGGAAAACAGGCGGTTTCTTTAGGATTCCGAGTGGATTCTCCGATGAGAGGAGGGTTAAGACGCTTAAATTGGGAGATTCGCGGTGGAGTCGAACTGCGGTTGGATCCAGGCACCTGGAGTTGAAGATTTCTTCTTCTTATAAGAAATCCGGAG ATAACTTTAATAACTCAGTTGATGAAGCCCTCATACTAAAG AGAAAGTCGGAAGATGTTCTTCCGTACTTGAATGGACGGTGCATATATCTAGTTG GAATGATGGGATCTGGGAAGACTACAGTGGGAAAGATATTATCAGAAGTGTTAGGTTATTCTTTTTTTGACAG TGACAAATTGGTTGAGCAGGCTGTTGGCATAGCTTCCATTGCTCAGATATTTAAGGAGCATAGTGAGGCTTTTTTCAGAGATAACGAG AGTAAAGTGCTAAGGGACTTGTCTTCAATGCACCGTTTAGTTGTTGCAACGGGAGGTGGTGCTGTGATTCGACCAATCAACTG GAAATATATGAAACAAGGGATAACCATTTGGTTAGATGTTCCTTTGGATGCTCTTGCGAGACGGATTGCTGCTGTAGGGACTGATTCTCGCCCTCTTTTGCATCAAGGATCTGGTGATCCCTACAAAAAG GCTTTTGTGAAACTCACTACACTCTCCGAACAAAGGGGCAAGGCCTACACCAATGCCGATGCAAGAGTTTCCCTTGAAT ATATAGCGGCTCAACAGGGTCATGGTGATGTTTCTGCACTTACACCTACTGCTATCGCTATTGAG GCACTAATGAAGATTGAATGTTTTCTTATAGAGAATGCGGTTGTTAGTAATAGTTCACACCTTCAGGAATGA